In Propionimicrobium sp. PCR01-08-3, one DNA window encodes the following:
- the ndk gene encoding nucleoside-diphosphate kinase encodes MSAVERTLVLVKPDGVFRGLVGQIISRYEAKGLAIVALELRQADAELAAQHYAEHVGRDYYPALAEFITSGPLVAMVLEGERAIQAVRSLNGATDSAVATPGTIRGDFSLFKNRNLVHASDAPESAAREIALWFPGLDA; translated from the coding sequence ATGAGCGCAGTCGAACGTACCTTGGTGCTGGTCAAGCCCGATGGAGTTTTCCGCGGGTTGGTCGGGCAGATCATTTCCCGTTATGAGGCCAAAGGATTGGCAATCGTCGCGCTCGAATTGCGGCAGGCTGATGCCGAGTTGGCAGCGCAGCACTATGCGGAGCATGTCGGGCGCGACTACTACCCGGCACTCGCCGAGTTCATCACCTCCGGCCCTCTGGTAGCGATGGTCCTGGAGGGAGAGCGGGCCATCCAAGCTGTCCGATCGCTGAACGGTGCCACCGACTCGGCCGTGGCCACCCCGGGTACGATCCGCGGCGACTTCTCGCTCTTCAAGAACCGGAACCTCGTCCATGCTTCGGACGCTCCGGAATCCGCCGCCCGCGAGATCGCGCTCTGGTTCCCGGGATTGGACGCTTGA
- the valS gene encoding valine--tRNA ligase: MQPAAPTPAGWQVPERPVLEGLEDRWAKRWRDDGTYAFKRPETRAQVYSIDTPPPTVSGSLHVGHIFSYTHTDLVARYQRMCGKQVFYPMGWDDNGLPTERRVQNYYGVRCEPPLPYDPDFTPPAKPDAKRPVAISRRNFVELCLELTSVDEKVFEDLWRHIGLSVDWDTLYSTISEEAQSVAQRAFLHNFARGEAYLSHAPTLWDVTFQTAVAQAELEAREYPGFYHGLNFHRPDGGEVLIETTRPELLAACCALIAHPDDERYQPLFGSTVTTPVFGVEVPVLAHPDAEPDKGSGIAMCCTFGDLTDVTWWRELQLPTRTIIGRDGRIVREVPDWIANKDAYERIAGKTTFSAREQTVEMLRENGELVGEPEPTKRMTNFYEKGEKPLEIVSTRQWYISNGGRDQKLREELLERGDELKWTPDYMRFRYSNWVGGLNGDWLISRQRFFGVPFPVWYTLDADGEPDYAHPITADEADLPVDPASQPAPGFEESRRGVPGGFIADPDVMDTWATSSLTPQIACGWQRDPELWKLTFPMDLAPEAHDIIRTWLFSRIVRSHLEEHKLPWERAAVSGFVVDPDRKKMSKSKGNVVVPTQILDKFGADAVRWRAAMARPGMDSPFDETQMKVGRRLAMKILNASKFVLEKHSAADPASICEPDDLAMLAALADVVAKATAAFEDFQYTDALEAAEKFFWTFCDDYLELVKERSYSDDAAAASAAAALQLALNVQLRLFAPFMPFVTEEVWSWWQPGSVHQASWPTVDELPTGGDPALLDDVAEVLIAIRGAKSRAQVKMRTAVDRAVVSGPAESLARLETIARDLRAVGRITGDLEFVPGADQIEVEVTLAAPSE, from the coding sequence ATGCAACCTGCCGCCCCAACACCAGCTGGTTGGCAGGTACCGGAGCGTCCGGTACTGGAAGGCCTGGAAGACCGCTGGGCGAAGCGCTGGCGCGACGACGGCACCTACGCATTCAAGCGTCCCGAAACCCGGGCACAGGTGTACTCGATCGACACCCCCCCGCCCACCGTGTCGGGCTCCTTGCACGTCGGCCATATCTTCAGCTACACCCACACCGACCTGGTGGCCCGCTACCAGCGCATGTGCGGCAAGCAGGTCTTCTACCCGATGGGCTGGGACGATAACGGGCTGCCCACCGAGCGGCGCGTCCAGAACTATTACGGGGTACGTTGCGAGCCGCCGCTGCCCTACGATCCCGACTTCACCCCGCCGGCCAAGCCGGACGCCAAGCGCCCGGTAGCCATCAGCCGCCGCAACTTCGTCGAGCTGTGCCTCGAACTGACCTCGGTTGACGAGAAGGTCTTCGAAGATCTCTGGCGCCACATCGGACTGTCGGTCGACTGGGACACGCTGTATTCGACGATCTCCGAGGAGGCGCAGTCGGTCGCCCAGCGCGCCTTCCTGCACAACTTCGCGCGCGGCGAGGCCTATCTTTCGCATGCCCCGACCTTGTGGGACGTCACTTTCCAGACCGCAGTCGCCCAAGCCGAGTTGGAGGCCCGCGAGTATCCCGGCTTCTATCACGGGCTGAATTTCCATCGCCCTGATGGCGGCGAGGTGCTGATCGAGACCACCCGTCCCGAACTGCTGGCCGCCTGCTGCGCGCTGATCGCGCATCCGGACGACGAACGCTACCAGCCGCTGTTCGGCAGCACCGTGACCACGCCGGTGTTCGGCGTCGAGGTGCCGGTGCTCGCCCATCCGGACGCCGAACCCGACAAGGGGTCGGGTATCGCGATGTGCTGTACCTTCGGCGACCTCACCGACGTCACCTGGTGGCGTGAGCTGCAGCTGCCGACCCGCACCATCATCGGACGTGACGGACGCATCGTCCGCGAGGTTCCCGATTGGATCGCCAACAAGGACGCCTACGAGCGGATCGCCGGAAAGACCACCTTCTCGGCCCGTGAGCAGACCGTCGAAATGCTGCGCGAGAACGGCGAGCTGGTCGGCGAGCCCGAGCCGACCAAGCGCATGACGAACTTCTACGAGAAGGGCGAGAAGCCTCTCGAGATCGTCTCGACCCGCCAGTGGTACATCTCCAACGGCGGACGCGACCAGAAGCTGCGCGAAGAGCTGCTGGAGCGCGGCGACGAGCTGAAGTGGACGCCGGACTACATGCGGTTCCGCTACTCCAACTGGGTGGGCGGCCTGAACGGCGACTGGCTGATCAGCCGGCAGCGATTCTTCGGCGTGCCCTTCCCGGTCTGGTACACGCTCGACGCCGATGGCGAGCCCGACTACGCGCATCCGATCACCGCGGACGAGGCTGATTTGCCCGTTGATCCGGCTTCGCAACCTGCTCCCGGTTTCGAGGAATCGCGGCGCGGTGTGCCGGGCGGTTTCATCGCCGACCCCGATGTGATGGATACCTGGGCGACCAGCTCGCTGACCCCGCAGATCGCCTGCGGCTGGCAGCGCGACCCCGAGTTGTGGAAGCTCACCTTCCCGATGGATCTGGCCCCCGAGGCGCACGACATCATCCGTACCTGGCTGTTCAGCCGGATCGTCCGCAGTCACCTGGAGGAGCACAAGCTGCCCTGGGAGCGCGCGGCGGTGTCCGGTTTCGTGGTCGATCCCGACCGTAAAAAGATGAGCAAGTCGAAGGGCAATGTGGTCGTCCCGACCCAGATCCTCGACAAGTTCGGTGCGGACGCGGTGCGCTGGCGTGCTGCCATGGCTCGTCCGGGCATGGATTCGCCGTTCGACGAAACCCAGATGAAGGTCGGACGCAGGCTCGCGATGAAGATCCTCAATGCGTCCAAGTTCGTGCTGGAGAAACATTCGGCCGCCGATCCCGCATCCATCTGCGAGCCGGACGACCTGGCGATGCTGGCCGCCCTCGCCGATGTCGTCGCCAAGGCGACCGCGGCGTTCGAGGACTTTCAGTACACCGATGCGTTGGAGGCCGCCGAGAAGTTCTTCTGGACCTTCTGCGACGACTACCTGGAGCTGGTCAAGGAGCGTTCGTATTCGGACGACGCGGCTGCTGCTTCGGCAGCCGCTGCCCTGCAGCTCGCGCTGAACGTACAGCTGCGGCTGTTCGCGCCGTTCATGCCGTTCGTGACCGAAGAGGTGTGGAGCTGGTGGCAGCCGGGTTCGGTGCACCAGGCTTCTTGGCCCACGGTAGATGAACTGCCGACCGGCGGTGACCCGGCGTTGCTGGACGACGTCGCCGAGGTGCTGATCGCGATCCGTGGCGCCAAGTCCCGGGCGCAGGTGAAGATGCGCACCGCGGTCGACCGGGCAGTGGTCTCCGGCCCCGCCGAATCCCTTGCCCGCCTAGAGACCATCGCGCGAGATCTGCGGGCGGTCGGACGCATCACCGGGGACCTGGAGTTCGTCCCCGGAGCAGACCAGATCGAGGTCGAGGTCACCTTGGCCGCCCCGAGCGAGTAG
- a CDS encoding thioredoxin domain-containing protein, translating to MSKSKQNKPKDSSGKSASGKGTTPRAASASRREQLRAQQLAEAKRKRTQRIITAAAAVLAVVIIVVVIVVAVQNRKDDEPGTGSSPSSTVAQQVPAQANADNSGLIYNGSDQNSADLVVDVYMDYQCPGCGQLSELVEPDLETLADNGEIQLTYHVLHGLDGSFPGDHSYRAAIGATCAALQDVFPAYSHTVFAGQPATEGDGWTDKQLSEDYPKLVGLEGDALTEFQTCYSEQATADFVKAMQDALPSYVTATPYVEVNGNQWQPGNDEIGSTDAVRQGLERAAG from the coding sequence ATGAGCAAGAGTAAGCAAAACAAGCCCAAGGATTCGTCGGGCAAGTCTGCGTCCGGAAAAGGGACGACTCCCCGGGCAGCCAGCGCCTCCCGCCGTGAGCAGTTGAGGGCGCAACAGCTGGCCGAGGCCAAGCGCAAGCGCACCCAGCGCATCATCACTGCCGCGGCCGCGGTGCTCGCCGTGGTCATCATCGTGGTCGTGATCGTCGTCGCGGTTCAGAACCGCAAGGACGACGAGCCCGGCACCGGCTCGTCTCCCAGCTCGACTGTGGCGCAGCAGGTTCCGGCCCAGGCCAACGCCGATAATTCCGGCTTGATCTACAACGGCTCGGATCAGAACTCGGCTGATCTGGTCGTCGATGTCTACATGGACTACCAGTGCCCGGGTTGCGGCCAGTTGTCGGAGCTGGTGGAGCCTGACCTCGAGACGCTCGCCGACAATGGCGAAATCCAGCTGACCTACCACGTTTTGCATGGGCTGGATGGCAGCTTCCCCGGCGACCACTCGTACCGCGCCGCCATCGGTGCGACCTGTGCTGCGCTGCAAGACGTATTCCCCGCCTACTCGCACACCGTTTTCGCCGGTCAGCCCGCCACGGAGGGTGACGGCTGGACCGACAAGCAGCTCAGTGAGGACTACCCGAAGCTCGTGGGGCTTGAGGGTGACGCGCTGACCGAGTTCCAGACCTGCTACTCCGAGCAGGCCACCGCTGATTTCGTCAAAGCGATGCAGGACGCGCTGCCGTCCTACGTGACCGCCACCCCCTATGTGGAGGTCAACGGAAACCAGTGGCAGCCCGGCAACGATGAGATCGGCAGCACGGATGCCGTCCGGCAGGGCCTTGAGCGCGCCGCCGGCTAG
- a CDS encoding folylpolyglutamate synthase/dihydrofolate synthase family protein, translating into MSSLAQPSIHAGHDELVDWLIGRWPESHPQPSLERIQALCDLLGDPQRACPVIQITGTNGKGSTAIMIEGLLRAMGLRTGRFSSPHLEDVTERIAIDGEPISAERFDEIWYQIAPMVQMVDDRLIGGVPLTFFEVITGMAYAAFADAPVDVAIMEVGMGGRWDATSVADAQVAVVAPISLDHTHLLGNTIAQIAGEKSGIIKHGSVAVLADQVTEAAAVLMKRCFEVGVPAKWEGTDFGLVDRQLAVGGQVIRIETADGPMGDIFLPLHGEYMARNAALAVAAAEAFRGSALSGEVISEGLGIVKAPARLEAVGSDPLVVLDTAHNTDAVAATLAGMREAFTAQPLIGVVAMMRDKPVPEVMGLLAQELDTIVVTTMPGNQRAMPVAEIQELAEETFEPGQVRAAATPALAIDLARGLAEQGGDEAAVLVIGSVYLAGEIREILEKLQEELGL; encoded by the coding sequence ATGAGTTCCTTAGCGCAGCCATCGATTCATGCCGGCCATGATGAGCTGGTTGATTGGCTGATCGGCCGCTGGCCCGAAAGCCACCCCCAACCGTCCCTCGAACGCATCCAGGCGCTGTGTGATCTGCTCGGCGATCCGCAGAGGGCCTGCCCGGTGATTCAGATCACCGGCACCAACGGCAAGGGCTCCACCGCGATCATGATCGAGGGGCTGCTTCGCGCGATGGGGCTGCGCACCGGCAGATTCTCCAGCCCGCACCTCGAAGACGTCACCGAACGCATCGCGATCGACGGCGAGCCGATCAGCGCGGAACGCTTCGACGAGATCTGGTATCAGATCGCACCCATGGTGCAGATGGTGGACGACCGGCTGATCGGCGGCGTCCCGTTGACCTTCTTCGAGGTCATCACCGGCATGGCCTACGCGGCATTCGCGGACGCCCCGGTCGACGTGGCGATCATGGAGGTCGGCATGGGCGGACGCTGGGATGCCACCAGCGTTGCGGACGCACAGGTCGCGGTGGTGGCGCCGATCTCGCTCGACCACACCCACCTGCTCGGCAACACCATCGCCCAGATTGCGGGCGAGAAGTCGGGCATCATCAAGCACGGCTCTGTCGCGGTTCTCGCCGATCAGGTGACTGAAGCGGCGGCAGTGCTGATGAAGCGCTGCTTCGAGGTCGGTGTGCCGGCCAAGTGGGAGGGAACCGATTTCGGACTGGTCGATCGGCAGTTGGCGGTCGGAGGTCAGGTGATCCGAATCGAGACGGCCGACGGGCCGATGGGCGACATCTTTCTTCCCCTGCACGGCGAGTACATGGCCCGAAATGCCGCACTGGCGGTGGCGGCGGCCGAGGCATTCCGCGGGTCAGCGTTGAGCGGTGAGGTGATTTCCGAAGGACTGGGGATTGTCAAGGCTCCGGCTCGGCTGGAGGCCGTCGGCTCCGACCCGCTCGTGGTGCTCGACACCGCGCACAACACCGATGCCGTCGCGGCCACTCTGGCGGGCATGCGCGAGGCGTTCACCGCCCAGCCGCTCATCGGCGTGGTCGCGATGATGCGCGACAAGCCGGTGCCTGAAGTGATGGGGCTGCTCGCCCAAGAACTGGACACCATCGTGGTGACAACCATGCCCGGCAACCAGCGAGCCATGCCGGTGGCCGAAATTCAAGAACTGGCCGAGGAGACATTCGAGCCAGGTCAGGTGCGTGCCGCCGCGACACCCGCGCTGGCGATCGATCTCGCCAGAGGGCTGGCCGAGCAAGGTGGCGACGAAGCGGCAGTACTCGTCATCGGATCGGTGTATCTGGCCGGCGAGATCCGCGAGATACTCGAGAAGCTGCAGGAAGAACTCGGCTTGTGA
- a CDS encoding CPBP family intramembrane glutamic endopeptidase, translating to MSINYPRAFQPTLPTKPTSYPFFWRAPNWRWWRPVVAVVVGGIGMLVTSLIFSAIGIAADVARGALNPDDLMSFDGTQMTAGLFLANNAALAALILVAFFISAAIFKQRPGFMASVTGRIRWGWLGRCAIVIVPIWLLYIGYDWVAMAIDGSIHELTVNGDTWLLIVGILITTPLQSAGEEYAFRGVVNRAAASFFGNQKLGLAIGLIVSSTLFMFAHMAEDPWLNAYYFFFGAASCVLVWRTGGLEASIVMHVVNNVLSESTMPFTDISDMFDRSAGAAGPEVLIGIGVITLATVLICWWAKKRGIERVAAPAESMADPVIAFGNQAGQPASFAQPSAAWPAGSPQAPYPPETGPGAMTQPPAPAESAPPEWTPGQSTPAQPQNPLVNPRPWER from the coding sequence ATGAGCATCAACTACCCACGGGCGTTCCAACCCACGTTGCCAACCAAACCGACGAGTTATCCGTTCTTCTGGCGGGCACCCAACTGGCGCTGGTGGCGTCCGGTCGTCGCGGTGGTGGTCGGCGGCATCGGGATGCTTGTCACTTCGTTGATCTTCAGTGCCATCGGTATCGCTGCCGATGTCGCCCGAGGAGCCCTGAATCCTGACGACCTGATGAGCTTCGACGGTACCCAGATGACCGCAGGGCTGTTCTTGGCGAACAACGCGGCGCTGGCAGCCTTGATTCTTGTCGCCTTCTTCATCTCGGCGGCGATCTTCAAACAGCGCCCCGGCTTCATGGCGAGCGTGACCGGACGCATCCGCTGGGGTTGGCTGGGCCGCTGCGCCATCGTCATCGTGCCGATCTGGTTGCTCTATATCGGTTATGACTGGGTTGCGATGGCCATCGACGGCAGCATCCATGAACTCACGGTCAACGGGGACACCTGGCTACTGATCGTCGGAATCCTGATCACCACGCCGCTGCAATCTGCCGGCGAGGAATACGCCTTCCGTGGCGTGGTCAATCGTGCCGCGGCAAGCTTCTTCGGTAATCAGAAGCTCGGATTGGCGATCGGGCTCATCGTCTCGTCCACACTGTTCATGTTCGCCCACATGGCGGAAGACCCCTGGCTCAATGCCTACTACTTTTTCTTCGGAGCGGCGTCCTGCGTTCTTGTTTGGCGCACCGGCGGACTCGAAGCGAGCATCGTCATGCACGTGGTCAACAACGTACTGAGCGAATCGACCATGCCGTTCACCGACATCAGCGACATGTTCGATCGCTCGGCCGGCGCTGCCGGCCCCGAGGTGCTGATCGGCATAGGCGTCATCACGCTCGCCACGGTGTTGATCTGCTGGTGGGCCAAGAAGCGCGGCATAGAACGGGTCGCGGCACCCGCCGAATCGATGGCAGATCCGGTCATCGCGTTCGGCAACCAGGCCGGGCAGCCGGCCAGCTTCGCTCAGCCGTCCGCTGCCTGGCCGGCCGGATCACCGCAGGCGCCGTACCCTCCCGAAACCGGTCCAGGTGCCATGACTCAGCCCCCGGCACCCGCTGAGAGCGCCCCTCCAGAGTGGACGCCCGGGCAGAGCACGCCGGCTCAACCGCAGAACCCGCTGGTCAATCCGCGTCCCTGGGAGCGCTGA
- a CDS encoding MFS transporter has protein sequence MRTSKTSLLLAAMVTLTAFNLRTIAVAIGPVLPSIQEELGMSQTVAGLLTSLPTLCFALFGFMASSIGEKLGLHRAILAAITINVIGQVLRLNAQSTTGFMVASCVALAGIGVINVLLPPLVKRHFPLRNGLVTSFYTTSQSIGLTVASLYTAPLAIAFGSWRGAYWVWAGTAAVAAPLIIWAVVRFRDTGATKKSRVSIWAVGRTRLGWMMAIFFAMQSAQAYGQFGWLPTIYQAAGFDAVEAGNFLAIVAGVGIPFSFIIPNLTVRMKKPTWLIIGMAAFGVVGYGGLLWNPQVLPWLWPIFLAVAGAFFPMILVLIGAHTKTPEATAPLSSFSQSVGYVIACLGPFLMGALKDATGSFIAPIWVQLLMFAPLAVCGVIASRSGMLEDELPA, from the coding sequence ATGCGCACCTCGAAGACGTCCCTGTTGCTCGCCGCGATGGTGACGCTGACGGCCTTCAATCTGCGCACCATCGCGGTAGCGATCGGACCGGTGTTGCCCTCGATCCAAGAAGAGCTCGGCATGTCGCAGACCGTCGCCGGGCTGCTGACCTCGCTGCCGACGTTGTGTTTCGCGCTCTTCGGGTTCATGGCGTCGAGCATCGGCGAGAAGCTCGGGCTGCATAGGGCCATCCTCGCCGCGATCACCATCAATGTGATCGGCCAGGTGCTGCGGCTGAACGCGCAGTCGACAACCGGGTTCATGGTCGCCAGTTGCGTGGCGCTGGCCGGCATCGGCGTTATCAATGTGCTGCTTCCGCCGCTGGTGAAGAGGCATTTTCCGTTGCGCAATGGCCTGGTGACCTCGTTCTACACGACGAGCCAGTCGATCGGTTTGACCGTGGCCAGCCTCTACACGGCGCCATTGGCGATCGCTTTCGGCAGTTGGCGTGGCGCCTACTGGGTGTGGGCCGGAACCGCGGCGGTCGCTGCGCCGCTGATCATCTGGGCAGTCGTCCGGTTCCGAGACACGGGAGCCACCAAGAAATCGCGAGTATCCATCTGGGCGGTCGGACGCACCAGGCTCGGCTGGATGATGGCCATCTTCTTCGCCATGCAGTCAGCGCAAGCCTATGGGCAATTCGGCTGGCTGCCGACCATCTACCAGGCCGCCGGATTCGACGCGGTCGAGGCCGGCAACTTCTTGGCGATCGTCGCCGGAGTGGGAATCCCGTTCTCGTTCATCATCCCCAACCTGACCGTGCGGATGAAGAAGCCCACCTGGCTGATCATCGGTATGGCCGCTTTCGGCGTCGTCGGCTACGGCGGTCTGCTGTGGAATCCGCAAGTGCTGCCCTGGCTGTGGCCGATCTTCCTTGCCGTGGCCGGCGCGTTCTTCCCGATGATCTTGGTGCTCATCGGTGCCCACACCAAGACCCCCGAGGCGACGGCCCCGCTGTCGAGCTTCTCGCAGTCGGTCGGCTACGTGATCGCCTGTCTCGGGCCGTTCCTGATGGGTGCCTTGAAGGACGCGACCGGCTCGTTCATCGCACCGATCTGGGTGCAGCTGCTGATGTTCGCACCCCTGGCGGTCTGCGGTGTCATCGCGTCACGTTCGGGCATGCTCGAGGACGAACTGCCCGCCTGA
- a CDS encoding TIGR03960 family B12-binding radical SAM protein, translating to MTTRAAEPASIFDQLEPLLAHVTKPIQYVGGELNAVTKPWNDVDVHWVLMYPDAYEVGEPNQGNLILYEVLNETDWILAERTFSVWPDMEALMRARNVPLASLETHRPVRSFDVLGMSLSTELGFTNLLNAIDLAGIPLRSVDRAEDDPIVVVGGHCACNPEPIADFIDVAVLGDGEEAVLELSRIVRAWHESDQEGGREGLLLTLAQTGMFYVPKFYDISYGSDGAITKISPNKPGVPYQVKRWILTDLDEWPYPKAPLVPLAETVHERYSVEIFRGCTRGCRFCQAGMITRPVRERTLPVIGEMVEHGLESTGLEEVGLLSLSSADHTEIDQITEQLADRYQGSNVSLSLPSTRVDAFNIDLAEKLARNGRRSGLTFAPEGGTERMRAVINKNVSEDDLIATVAAAFSSGWRSVKLYFMCGLPTETDDDVLAIADMAHRVIETGRKAAGRRDIACTISIGAFVPKPHTPFQWVAQTDPEIANERMRQLKQRVRDDRACGRAITIRWSDGHPGLIEGLLARGDRRVGKVIEAVWRDGGIFDGWNEHFNYERWIRCAAEQLEPQGVSLDWFTMRERSELEVLPWDHLDLGLDRNWLWQDYQDSITGESVHDCRWDDCNDCGVCPEMGVDIEIGPSGESLLPLRVVHRSLA from the coding sequence ATGACTACTCGCGCAGCTGAACCGGCCTCCATCTTCGATCAGCTCGAACCTCTGCTGGCCCATGTCACCAAGCCGATCCAATACGTGGGCGGCGAGCTGAACGCGGTCACCAAACCCTGGAACGACGTCGACGTGCACTGGGTGCTGATGTACCCGGATGCCTACGAGGTCGGTGAGCCCAACCAGGGCAACCTGATCCTCTACGAGGTGCTCAACGAGACCGACTGGATTTTGGCCGAGCGTACCTTTTCGGTGTGGCCCGACATGGAAGCCCTGATGCGTGCGCGGAATGTTCCGCTGGCCAGCCTGGAGACCCATCGCCCGGTCAGGAGCTTCGATGTGCTCGGGATGAGCCTGTCGACCGAACTCGGATTCACCAATCTGCTGAACGCGATTGACCTGGCGGGCATCCCACTGCGCAGTGTCGATCGGGCGGAAGACGATCCAATCGTGGTGGTCGGCGGGCATTGCGCCTGCAACCCGGAGCCGATCGCCGACTTCATTGATGTCGCGGTGCTGGGTGATGGCGAGGAGGCCGTGCTGGAGCTCAGCCGGATCGTCCGAGCCTGGCACGAATCGGACCAAGAAGGCGGGCGTGAAGGTCTGCTGTTGACGCTCGCCCAGACGGGCATGTTCTATGTGCCCAAGTTCTACGACATCTCATATGGCTCCGACGGCGCGATCACCAAGATCTCCCCGAACAAGCCGGGCGTGCCCTACCAGGTCAAGCGCTGGATTCTCACCGACTTGGATGAATGGCCCTACCCGAAGGCGCCGCTGGTGCCGCTGGCCGAAACCGTGCACGAGCGCTACTCGGTGGAGATCTTCCGCGGCTGCACCCGCGGCTGCCGATTCTGCCAGGCCGGCATGATCACCCGCCCGGTCAGGGAGCGCACCCTTCCGGTGATCGGCGAGATGGTGGAGCACGGACTGGAATCAACCGGCCTCGAGGAGGTCGGCCTGCTCTCGCTGTCGAGCGCCGATCACACCGAGATCGACCAGATCACCGAACAGCTCGCAGACCGCTATCAGGGCTCGAACGTGTCGCTGTCGCTGCCCAGCACCCGCGTCGATGCCTTCAACATCGACCTCGCCGAGAAGCTCGCCCGCAACGGACGCCGCAGTGGCCTGACATTCGCTCCCGAGGGCGGCACCGAGCGGATGCGCGCCGTCATCAACAAGAACGTGTCCGAAGACGACCTGATCGCTACCGTCGCGGCGGCCTTCTCGTCCGGCTGGCGGTCGGTGAAGCTCTACTTCATGTGCGGGCTGCCCACCGAAACCGACGACGATGTGCTGGCGATCGCCGACATGGCGCACCGGGTCATCGAAACCGGACGCAAGGCCGCCGGACGCCGCGACATCGCCTGCACCATCAGCATCGGCGCGTTCGTGCCTAAACCGCATACTCCCTTCCAATGGGTGGCACAGACCGATCCGGAGATCGCCAACGAGCGGATGCGGCAGCTCAAGCAGCGCGTCCGCGATGATAGGGCTTGTGGCAGAGCCATCACCATCCGCTGGTCGGACGGCCATCCGGGCCTGATCGAGGGCCTGCTGGCCCGCGGCGACCGGCGGGTCGGCAAGGTCATCGAAGCAGTGTGGCGCGATGGCGGCATCTTCGACGGCTGGAACGAGCACTTCAACTACGAACGCTGGATCCGCTGCGCCGCCGAGCAGCTGGAGCCTCAAGGCGTCAGCCTCGACTGGTTTACGATGCGGGAGCGCTCCGAGCTTGAGGTGCTGCCCTGGGATCACCTCGATCTCGGACTCGACCGCAACTGGCTGTGGCAGGACTACCAGGACTCGATCACCGGAGAATCGGTGCACGACTGCCGCTGGGACGACTGCAACGACTGTGGCGTCTGCCCCGAGATGGGCGTCGACATCGAGATCGGCCCCAGCGGGGAATCGTTACTGCCGTTGCGGGTCGTGCACCGCTCGCTGGCCTGA
- a CDS encoding DoxX family protein, whose translation MGALTGRVAGRQTSRDWRDWAGLAARLILGIGLFVAGALKVGRLDQNVTQVALYQIPMPDWAVTVIGYAQPFVEMAVGALLIIGLFTRVAAVLGTVAMAVFIFGIVWAWSHGLQIDCGCFSIGGELPEGAETKYVQDILRDLGFIVCGVWLWLRPASALALDTWLLAPLEGDIDYSDLGEDDEVDAMMDAEPSGSGPADDPRVFLPATDEKATR comes from the coding sequence GTGGGTGCTTTGACAGGACGAGTAGCTGGGCGGCAAACGAGTCGCGATTGGCGAGACTGGGCTGGCCTGGCCGCAAGGCTGATTCTCGGCATCGGCCTGTTCGTCGCGGGCGCCTTGAAGGTCGGACGACTCGACCAGAACGTCACCCAGGTCGCGCTCTATCAGATCCCGATGCCCGACTGGGCGGTCACGGTGATCGGCTACGCGCAGCCCTTCGTCGAGATGGCCGTCGGCGCGCTGTTGATCATCGGCCTGTTCACCAGGGTTGCCGCTGTGCTCGGCACTGTTGCGATGGCTGTGTTCATCTTCGGCATCGTCTGGGCCTGGTCGCACGGTCTGCAGATCGACTGCGGATGCTTCTCGATCGGCGGTGAGCTACCCGAAGGTGCCGAGACCAAGTATGTGCAAGACATTCTGCGCGATCTCGGTTTCATCGTCTGCGGCGTCTGGTTGTGGCTGCGTCCGGCATCCGCGCTCGCGCTCGACACCTGGCTGCTGGCGCCGCTCGAGGGGGACATCGACTATTCCGATCTCGGCGAAGACGACGAGGTCGATGCCATGATGGACGCCGAGCCCAGCGGTTCCGGCCCCGCGGACGATCCACGAGTTTTTCTGCCCGCCACCGATGAGAAAGCGACCAGATGA